In Streptomyces canus, one DNA window encodes the following:
- a CDS encoding NUDIX domain-containing protein, whose amino-acid sequence MSETQHSTPNSAPGSHCSSCGAPYGEGVAGWPRTCPACNTVAYRNPLPVAVALQPVYDTQGTALVVITRTIAPARGGIALPGGYLDDREDWRHALVRELKEETGIDAASRDVRLVDALSSPDGHLLLFGVLPERPADGLPQPAATDETEGWHLLRRPEELAFPLHTLAVRAWFEGRYV is encoded by the coding sequence GTGTCCGAAACTCAGCACTCCACCCCCAACTCCGCACCCGGCTCCCACTGTTCGAGCTGCGGAGCGCCCTACGGAGAGGGCGTCGCGGGCTGGCCCCGCACCTGTCCCGCCTGCAACACGGTGGCCTACCGCAACCCCCTGCCGGTCGCCGTCGCACTCCAGCCCGTGTACGACACACAGGGCACCGCCCTGGTCGTCATCACCCGAACCATCGCCCCTGCGCGCGGAGGCATCGCCCTGCCCGGCGGTTACCTCGACGACCGCGAGGACTGGCGGCACGCCCTGGTTCGCGAACTCAAGGAAGAGACGGGCATCGACGCGGCGAGCCGCGACGTGCGGCTCGTAGACGCGCTGAGCTCGCCTGACGGGCACCTGCTGCTGTTCGGGGTGTTGCCGGAGCGTCCCGCCGACGGCCTCCCACAGCCCGCCGCCACCGACGAGACGGAGGGCTGGCACCTCCTGCGCAGGCCGGAGGAGCTCGCCTTCCCGCTGCACACGCTGGCCGTACGGGCCTGGTTCGAGGGCCGCTACGTCTGA
- a CDS encoding Zn-ribbon domain-containing OB-fold protein: protein MVTGWFAGEGDDFTLLGTRCSACGSVFFPREDSHCRNPGCDSGDLAEIPLSRRGRVWSYTDSRYRPPSPYVTVPELPWEPYTLIAVELAAERIVVLGQAVPGVTVADLAVGAEVEVVPGVLHEDGETIWTTWHWRPTGVTA from the coding sequence GTGGTCACCGGGTGGTTCGCCGGTGAGGGAGACGACTTCACGCTTCTCGGGACCCGCTGCTCCGCCTGCGGCTCGGTCTTCTTCCCGCGCGAGGACAGCCACTGTCGCAACCCCGGATGCGACAGTGGCGATCTGGCGGAGATTCCCCTTTCGCGGCGCGGTCGCGTCTGGTCGTACACGGACAGCCGGTACCGGCCTCCGTCACCGTATGTGACCGTTCCGGAACTTCCGTGGGAGCCGTACACGTTGATCGCTGTGGAGCTGGCCGCCGAGCGGATCGTGGTGCTGGGGCAGGCGGTTCCCGGGGTCACGGTCGCCGACCTGGCAGTGGGCGCGGAGGTGGAGGTCGTCCCCGGTGTGCTCCATGAGGACGGCGAGACGATCTGGACGACATGGCACTGGCGGCCGACGGGGGTGACGGCATGA
- a CDS encoding lipid-transfer protein yields the protein MTGEVAVLGAGMHPWGKWGRGFVEYGVAAARAALADAGLEWRDVGSIVGADTVRGGYPGYVAGATFAKALGWQGARVASVYAACASGAQAVAAARAQILAGLADVVLVVGADAAPKGFFRPAGGDRPDDPDWLRFRVLGATNPTYFGLYARRRMAVHGDTVEDFAQVKVKNAALGALNPYARYRKRVSAEEVAASAVVADPLRLLDICATSDGGAALVLSSMEFARRRGVAEPVRIRAVSTVTPTYPNTVLDLPDIATDSAAAVEPADGTFRASIARAAYEEAGVGPEDLSLAEVYDLSTALELQWYEDLALCAEGEGAKLLREGATAPGGRIPVNTSGGLASFGEAVPAQAIAQVCELTWQLRGDAGARQVEHARVGITANQGLFGHGSAVITVR from the coding sequence ATGACGGGAGAGGTGGCGGTGCTCGGCGCGGGCATGCACCCATGGGGCAAATGGGGGCGCGGATTCGTCGAGTACGGCGTGGCGGCCGCCCGCGCGGCGCTGGCCGACGCGGGCCTCGAGTGGCGGGACGTCGGCTCGATCGTCGGCGCGGACACCGTGCGGGGCGGTTATCCGGGCTATGTGGCGGGGGCGACCTTCGCCAAGGCGCTCGGCTGGCAGGGGGCCCGTGTCGCCAGCGTGTACGCGGCATGCGCGTCCGGGGCGCAGGCGGTGGCCGCCGCGCGGGCCCAGATCCTCGCGGGACTGGCCGACGTGGTGCTCGTGGTGGGGGCCGATGCCGCACCGAAGGGGTTCTTCCGCCCCGCGGGCGGCGACCGGCCCGACGATCCGGACTGGCTGCGCTTCCGGGTTCTCGGCGCGACCAACCCGACCTACTTCGGGCTGTACGCGCGGCGGCGCATGGCCGTGCACGGGGACACGGTGGAGGACTTCGCCCAGGTCAAGGTGAAGAACGCGGCCCTGGGGGCGCTGAATCCGTATGCGCGGTACCGCAAGCGGGTGAGCGCGGAAGAGGTCGCGGCCTCCGCCGTCGTGGCGGATCCACTGCGGCTGCTCGACATATGCGCCACCTCGGACGGCGGTGCGGCGCTCGTGCTCTCCAGTATGGAGTTCGCGCGTCGGAGGGGTGTGGCCGAGCCTGTGCGGATCAGGGCGGTGTCGACGGTGACGCCGACGTATCCGAACACGGTGCTGGACCTGCCCGACATCGCGACGGACTCCGCCGCCGCGGTCGAGCCCGCCGACGGCACCTTCCGTGCGTCGATCGCGCGCGCGGCCTACGAGGAGGCCGGCGTCGGGCCGGAGGATCTCTCCCTCGCCGAGGTCTACGACCTGTCCACGGCCCTGGAGTTGCAGTGGTACGAGGACCTCGCACTGTGCGCGGAGGGCGAGGGCGCGAAGCTCCTGCGCGAGGGGGCGACGGCGCCGGGCGGACGCATACCCGTCAACACGAGCGGCGGACTCGCCTCCTTCGGCGAGGCGGTCCCGGCCCAGGCGATCGCCCAGGTCTGCGAGCTCACCTGGCAGTTGCGGGGCGACGCGGGTGCCCGGCAGGTCGAGCACGCGCGCGTGGGAATCACCGCCAACCAGGGGCTGTTCGGACACGGTTCCGCGGTGATCACCGTGAGGTGA